The proteins below come from a single Nitrospirota bacterium genomic window:
- a CDS encoding cyclic nucleotide-binding domain-containing protein: MIQLLGHTNVFINLPPKTVEEIAAKVEVKTFKEGELVLEKEILNDSLFVIAKGRVEILMTVRDKEVKMAELGPAEAFGEMSFIDNFITSARVRAMEDTQVGQLHKHDILTVLKHDPLAASKFWETLCQILIRRYWVLLEQTYKIFKEYFKTHEKL, encoded by the coding sequence ATGATTCAACTGCTCGGCCACACGAACGTCTTCATCAACCTTCCACCCAAGACGGTTGAAGAAATCGCCGCCAAGGTGGAAGTCAAGACATTTAAGGAAGGCGAACTCGTGCTTGAGAAGGAAATCCTGAACGATTCGCTGTTCGTCATCGCAAAGGGCCGGGTGGAAATTCTCATGACGGTCCGGGACAAAGAAGTCAAGATGGCCGAGCTGGGTCCCGCCGAGGCGTTCGGGGAGATGAGCTTTATCGACAATTTCATCACCTCGGCCAGGGTTCGGGCGATGGAAGACACCCAGGTGGGCCAACTTCACAAGCATGACATTCTGACCGTCCTTAAGCACGACCCTCTCGCCGCCTCGAAATTCTGGGAAACGCTCTGCCAGATCCTGATCCGGCGGTACTGGGTTCTTTTGGAACAGACCTATAAAATCTTCAAGGAATACTTCAAGACGCACGAGAAGTTGTAG
- a CDS encoding aminoacyl-tRNA hydrolase, whose product MVIIVGLGNPGRKYHHTRHNVGFRVVDHLAAGGRKFKKNANGDLDLSLEWEGRKLLLLKPQTYMNLSGEAVAGVLQRGRDRVIAVCDDLNLPLGNIRVRKDGSDGGHKGLRSLIEHLGTDEFVRVRVGIGRPDPGQDVVDFVLKPPKDGEDSVFEAVVQTAAEAVRLILADGVDAAMNRFNRRATQ is encoded by the coding sequence GTGGTGATCATTGTGGGGCTGGGCAATCCCGGCCGGAAGTATCACCACACGCGACACAACGTCGGATTTCGCGTTGTGGATCACCTCGCGGCCGGCGGGCGAAAATTCAAGAAGAACGCAAACGGGGATCTGGATTTGTCCCTGGAGTGGGAAGGCAGGAAGCTTCTTCTCCTGAAGCCGCAGACTTACATGAATCTGAGCGGGGAGGCCGTAGCCGGCGTGCTTCAGCGGGGGCGGGACCGCGTGATCGCCGTCTGCGATGACCTGAACCTTCCGCTCGGCAACATTCGTGTCCGGAAAGACGGCAGCGACGGGGGCCACAAGGGCTTGAGATCGTTGATCGAACATCTCGGGACGGATGAATTTGTTCGCGTCCGGGTTGGCATCGGGCGTCCTGATCCCGGGCAGGACGTGGTCGACTTCGTTTTGAAACCGCCTAAGGATGGCGAGGATTCGGTGTTTGAGGCCGTGGTCCAGACCGCGGCGGAGGCGGTCCGCCTGATCCTGGCCGATGGTGTCGATGCGGCGATGAACCGCTTCAACCGGCGCGCGACGCAGTGA
- the murJ gene encoding murein biosynthesis integral membrane protein MurJ, translated as MLRSTLSVSVATLISRLLGLVRDAVIAAFFPVGATDAFFVAFRLPNMFRAVLAEGATQAATIPVLKELQLQSRETVGRFLGALVTLAVPCVAGFTLLGVAFAPQLVDALAFGFRADPEKHALAVHLTRYLFPFILLITFVSLVMGVLNTYNRFFVSAVTPAVLNVGMILGALLLSRYTALPVDGLAWGVLIGGVAQLVMVLTEARAIRVPFQAAWQPGHPGVRRVGTLMASAVIGSTVYQLQVLVNTQLGSTLGTGAVSALYYADRLVQFPLALIAISMATASLPMLAELAARKDHAGLGELLDRSLLASLFLMIPAAVGLIVLREEIVQLVYQRRQFGPDMAAGTAGALGVYALGLWAFASTRISSQVFYAVQKPRIPVAAAAASLLVTAAVGWSAKSRWGVQGVAFGTVAGSVVNLAILSLARRRLVGAPRSRAVFWSELVKVAIASIAMVTVLVGAEPRLEPVLGLAPRVLALIFLGAATFGLVVWFAGSRTARSFAERIRRA; from the coding sequence GTGCTGAGGTCCACACTCTCCGTCAGCGTAGCGACGTTGATCAGTCGCCTGCTCGGCCTCGTTCGCGATGCGGTCATCGCCGCCTTCTTCCCCGTGGGCGCAACCGATGCCTTTTTTGTCGCGTTCCGGTTGCCGAACATGTTCCGGGCGGTCCTCGCGGAGGGCGCGACGCAGGCAGCCACCATCCCGGTCCTCAAGGAACTCCAATTGCAGTCGCGGGAGACCGTCGGGCGCTTTCTGGGCGCCCTGGTCACGTTGGCGGTCCCCTGCGTTGCGGGGTTCACCCTGCTCGGCGTGGCATTCGCACCGCAACTCGTGGATGCCCTCGCCTTCGGTTTCCGGGCCGATCCGGAGAAGCACGCGCTCGCGGTGCATCTGACTCGCTATCTGTTCCCTTTCATTCTGCTGATCACGTTCGTTTCCCTCGTGATGGGGGTGCTGAATACGTACAACCGATTTTTCGTTTCCGCCGTCACGCCGGCCGTGCTCAACGTGGGAATGATCTTGGGAGCTCTTCTGCTTTCCCGGTACACGGCCCTGCCGGTGGACGGTTTGGCCTGGGGTGTTCTCATAGGAGGGGTGGCCCAACTGGTGATGGTTCTAACGGAAGCGAGGGCGATTCGCGTGCCGTTTCAGGCCGCCTGGCAACCGGGCCATCCCGGCGTTCGCCGAGTCGGCACCCTGATGGCGTCCGCGGTGATCGGGAGCACGGTCTACCAACTCCAGGTACTGGTGAACACGCAACTGGGATCGACGCTCGGTACCGGAGCTGTTTCCGCCCTTTACTATGCCGATCGTCTGGTGCAATTCCCCCTGGCCCTGATTGCCATTTCGATGGCTACGGCGTCCCTCCCCATGCTCGCCGAACTGGCGGCCAGAAAGGATCATGCGGGGCTGGGGGAGCTGCTGGATCGGAGCCTCCTGGCCTCTCTCTTCCTGATGATTCCTGCGGCCGTCGGCCTAATCGTGCTGCGGGAGGAGATCGTTCAACTGGTCTACCAGCGGCGGCAGTTCGGCCCGGACATGGCGGCCGGCACGGCGGGAGCGCTCGGCGTGTATGCACTGGGTCTCTGGGCATTCGCATCGACCCGGATCTCATCGCAGGTCTTCTACGCCGTGCAGAAACCCCGGATACCGGTTGCGGCCGCGGCGGCCTCGCTCCTGGTCACCGCTGCCGTCGGCTGGTCGGCGAAGAGCCGGTGGGGGGTGCAGGGCGTGGCCTTCGGCACGGTGGCCGGCTCCGTCGTCAACCTGGCCATTCTTTCACTCGCGAGACGCCGGCTTGTGGGCGCCCCGCGGTCGAGAGCGGTGTTTTGGAGTGAGCTGGTGAAGGTGGCAATTGCTTCAATTGCGATGGTGACCGTCTTGGTGGGAGCCGAGCCGAGATTGGAACCTGTGCTGGGTCTGGCGCCAAGGGTGCTTGCCCTGATTTTCCTCGGGGCCGCCACGTTCGGGCTGGTCGTGTGGTTCGCGGGGAGCCGGACGGCGCGGTCGTTTGCCGAACGGATCAGGCGCGCGTAG
- a CDS encoding TolC family protein — MTTRALLLLAALCIPCSSPVFAQETPTLLDYKEVIQRALTRSPVLAEGQELLGFRRSQLDEARHAKFVPRFDVRYTLTPVPDMHPGTLDLPENLSALEPIEEELRALSSESGQLEKFEIGPGHYVEITATQPLFTFGKLRSLEAMARGGVAAAEYETRFRSREIIWRVSQIYFALIAAHQGSAIVDETESELRKIQDRVQHLVEKGEISQEDTQRLKLFEVELQNRRAEASLGIEQAKAGLRIAVGAEVDVAHEFPSIEPSLPALEDLWKDAPARRPDLKMAESGLSVKEAQVTNARSEFFPQLFLAGRFTLGYAPNRFDIGNPYLSDPANVRRFVASMGINQSLNLLLIRDRVRQARHDRAKSQAILLTLRDLAEADITRAYYQYQEASQKRENNIRAVRIARGWLSTAINNYTLGLIKIRDVLDAFQAYLNAKKDFTQAAYLYYTSLARLDYVAQTNLLFDQP; from the coding sequence ATGACCACGAGAGCGCTCCTCCTGCTCGCCGCTCTCTGCATCCCGTGCTCATCCCCGGTCTTCGCACAGGAGACGCCGACCCTCCTCGACTACAAAGAAGTGATTCAGCGTGCCCTGACCCGAAGCCCCGTCCTGGCCGAGGGTCAGGAACTATTGGGATTCCGCCGGTCCCAGCTCGATGAGGCACGGCACGCCAAATTCGTTCCTCGCTTCGATGTCCGCTATACACTGACCCCCGTACCGGACATGCATCCGGGAACATTGGACCTCCCGGAGAATTTATCGGCGCTCGAGCCGATCGAGGAGGAACTCCGCGCTCTATCCTCGGAGTCCGGCCAACTTGAAAAGTTCGAAATCGGTCCCGGACACTACGTCGAGATCACCGCCACGCAGCCTTTATTCACCTTCGGCAAGCTCCGAAGCCTGGAGGCCATGGCCCGCGGAGGCGTCGCCGCCGCGGAATACGAGACACGCTTTCGGTCCCGCGAAATCATCTGGCGTGTATCCCAGATCTATTTCGCACTCATTGCCGCCCATCAAGGCTCCGCGATCGTGGATGAAACGGAGTCCGAACTTCGGAAGATCCAGGACCGGGTCCAGCATCTCGTGGAAAAAGGCGAGATCTCGCAGGAAGACACGCAGCGGCTGAAACTATTCGAGGTCGAGCTGCAAAACCGGAGGGCCGAGGCCTCCCTCGGCATCGAACAGGCGAAGGCGGGGCTTCGGATTGCGGTCGGAGCGGAGGTGGACGTGGCTCACGAGTTTCCCTCCATCGAACCGTCTCTACCGGCTCTGGAGGATCTATGGAAGGATGCGCCGGCGCGACGACCCGACCTCAAAATGGCCGAGTCGGGTCTCAGCGTGAAAGAGGCCCAGGTCACCAACGCCCGGAGCGAGTTCTTCCCGCAGCTTTTTCTGGCGGGCCGGTTCACGCTCGGATATGCGCCGAATCGATTCGACATCGGAAACCCTTACCTGAGCGATCCGGCCAATGTGCGCCGATTCGTGGCGTCCATGGGAATAAACCAATCCCTGAATCTCTTGCTGATCCGAGACCGTGTCCGCCAGGCGCGTCACGATCGCGCCAAGTCCCAAGCCATCTTACTAACCTTGCGCGATCTCGCCGAGGCGGATATCACCCGCGCCTACTATCAGTACCAGGAAGCCTCGCAAAAACGGGAGAACAACATCCGGGCGGTACGCATCGCCCGGGGCTGGCTGAGCACCGCGATCAACAACTACACGTTGGGCCTCATCAAGATCCGGGATGTGCTCGATGCTTTCCAGGCGTACCTCAATGCGAAGAAGGACTTCACCCAGGCAGCCTACCTGTACTATACTTCTCTTGCCCGTCTCGATTATGTTGCACAAACGAACCTTCTATTCGATCAGCCGTAA
- a CDS encoding ABC transporter substrate-binding protein, translated as MAIPLVVGQTATADDDPLGTIRYWEQQIKEVVHAPSYRGTPEDKELLKARIRSILDTERMGRLAVEKHWSKQPEADRREFLKLFRTLVERASVTDRKVDLFKLDNIRYGTPTVNGTNAEVKAHVRPSNEQVDVEVVYRLYRNGNGWKIYDLVIDEAGMIEGFRGQFNQIIAEDSFKELLNRMRKKAVDE; from the coding sequence ATGGCCATACCGCTCGTGGTCGGGCAGACGGCGACGGCAGACGACGACCCCCTTGGCACCATCCGCTACTGGGAACAGCAGATCAAGGAGGTCGTCCATGCACCTTCCTATCGTGGAACGCCGGAAGACAAAGAACTGCTGAAGGCCCGAATCCGCTCGATTCTGGACACGGAACGGATGGGGCGCCTGGCGGTCGAGAAGCATTGGAGCAAACAACCGGAGGCGGATCGCCGCGAATTTCTGAAGCTCTTCAGGACCCTCGTGGAGCGCGCTTCCGTGACCGACCGGAAGGTTGATCTCTTCAAGCTGGACAATATCCGGTACGGCACTCCCACGGTCAACGGTACCAATGCGGAGGTCAAGGCGCATGTCCGGCCCTCGAACGAGCAGGTGGACGTGGAGGTGGTCTACAGGCTTTATCGAAACGGCAACGGCTGGAAGATCTACGACCTCGTCATCGATGAAGCCGGCATGATCGAGGGATTCCGCGGTCAGTTCAACCAGATCATTGCGGAAGATTCATTCAAGGAATTGCTGAACCGGATGCGGAAGAAGGCGGTCGACGAGTAG
- a CDS encoding phosphoribosylaminoimidazolesuccinocarboxamide synthase has protein sequence MGTNGLRARTPLVMYTEIPGAKLERRGKVRDMYDAGSHVLMVASDRISAFDVVLPTGIPDKGFVLTQISRFWFGQSRELISNHLVSTEVKDFPPPFQSRSESLSGRSMLVRRAAPLPVECVVRGYLAGSGWGEYTKRGAVCGVPLPKGLAESQKLEKPIFTPSTKAEKGHDINITFDEAVKILGDRKLAERLRDVSIEIYTHACEVAEKGGVIIADTKFEFGLLDGKVILIDEVITPDSSRFWPKSEYEPGRSQRSFDKQFVRDYLLSLKWDKTPPGPPLPPEIVTRTREKYLEAYRLLTGDSL, from the coding sequence ATGGGTACGAACGGTCTCCGCGCAAGAACCCCCTTGGTGATGTACACGGAAATCCCCGGCGCCAAGCTCGAACGTCGGGGCAAAGTGAGGGACATGTACGATGCGGGGAGCCATGTTCTGATGGTGGCCAGCGACCGCATTTCGGCCTTCGACGTGGTTCTCCCGACGGGAATTCCGGACAAGGGATTCGTCCTCACGCAGATCAGTCGGTTCTGGTTCGGGCAGAGCCGCGAACTCATCTCCAATCACCTGGTCTCCACGGAGGTCAAGGATTTCCCGCCCCCGTTTCAATCGCGGTCCGAATCCCTTTCGGGCCGGAGCATGCTGGTGCGCCGGGCGGCGCCGCTCCCCGTGGAATGCGTCGTTCGCGGCTATCTGGCCGGATCCGGTTGGGGAGAGTACACGAAACGGGGGGCCGTCTGCGGCGTGCCGTTGCCGAAAGGCCTGGCGGAGTCGCAGAAACTGGAGAAGCCCATTTTCACGCCGTCCACCAAGGCGGAGAAGGGGCACGACATCAACATCACGTTTGACGAGGCGGTGAAAATCCTGGGCGACCGCAAACTGGCGGAACGGCTGCGGGACGTCAGCATCGAGATCTACACCCACGCCTGTGAGGTTGCGGAGAAGGGCGGAGTGATCATCGCGGATACGAAATTCGAATTCGGCCTCCTCGATGGAAAGGTCATTCTGATCGACGAAGTGATCACGCCGGATTCGTCGAGGTTCTGGCCGAAGTCCGAATATGAACCGGGACGGAGCCAGCGGAGTTTCGACAAGCAGTTCGTGAGGGATTACCTGCTCTCGCTCAAGTGGGACAAGACGCCCCCGGGACCTCCTCTTCCTCCGGAGATCGTGACGAGGACGAGAGAGAAATATCTCGAAGCCTATCGCCTGTTGACCGGCGACTCTCTCTGA
- a CDS encoding PQQ-binding-like beta-propeller repeat protein, with protein sequence MKGLKLAGSVGLGLALLAGGVSASWAEAWPSLGKSPTRDSLSSQPLGDSLSEEWKAALKATPLSSISSDGTRAYVGTDKGLVVAVELATGKPTWAFQAGDRVHSTPAVADGKVFFGSYDRHLYALEATSGKLLWKTASGGNEMSSPVVANGVVYMGSGFPNQKVLAVSLSGKILWQYDLGQMSYSSPALSGSTLIIAANNGFLTGLDAADGRFLWKKQTKGSVMMASPSASSLGTVLFAPGGEDPNVYAVSVEGKGLWTKPLVALAKAAPTRTVTIDSIPACDDPMENQRSGGDCEREKAKRAKSGAPARAPARAEGPTSILVSNLAISGDWAYALVTAGLQKLYALDLSDGSVRWSVDAGIPSTPAFISSPVVAGGRVYVGTGNGEVVVVNANSGATVQKLSLDGPINSAPAVASGRLLVATEAGSLYSLK encoded by the coding sequence ATGAAAGGGCTGAAACTCGCGGGGTCGGTTGGTTTGGGCCTGGCTCTTCTGGCAGGCGGTGTGTCTGCGTCTTGGGCCGAGGCTTGGCCGTCTCTGGGAAAATCGCCCACGAGGGATTCCCTTTCATCGCAGCCTCTCGGTGATTCGCTCTCGGAAGAGTGGAAAGCGGCCCTCAAGGCCACACCGCTGTCTTCGATTTCGTCCGACGGCACTCGAGCGTATGTCGGAACGGACAAAGGACTGGTCGTGGCCGTCGAGCTGGCCACGGGGAAACCGACATGGGCCTTCCAAGCCGGGGACCGGGTTCATTCGACTCCAGCGGTGGCCGACGGGAAGGTCTTCTTCGGCTCGTACGATCGACACTTGTATGCCCTGGAGGCCACGAGTGGAAAACTTCTGTGGAAGACGGCCTCCGGCGGGAACGAAATGAGCTCACCCGTCGTCGCAAACGGCGTGGTGTACATGGGATCGGGATTCCCGAACCAGAAAGTCCTCGCCGTGAGCCTGTCCGGCAAGATCCTGTGGCAGTACGACTTGGGTCAGATGAGCTACAGCTCACCGGCCTTGAGCGGGTCGACGCTCATCATCGCGGCGAACAACGGGTTCCTCACAGGGCTGGATGCGGCCGATGGCCGTTTCCTTTGGAAGAAGCAGACGAAGGGGAGCGTCATGATGGCCTCCCCCTCGGCGAGTTCGCTGGGCACGGTTCTCTTTGCCCCCGGCGGTGAAGATCCCAACGTGTATGCCGTTTCCGTCGAAGGCAAAGGCCTCTGGACGAAACCGCTCGTCGCCCTGGCCAAAGCGGCGCCGACCCGCACGGTGACGATCGACTCTATTCCGGCTTGCGACGATCCCATGGAGAACCAGCGATCGGGCGGTGACTGCGAAAGGGAGAAAGCGAAACGGGCGAAGTCCGGCGCCCCTGCGCGCGCCCCCGCACGGGCCGAAGGGCCCACATCGATTCTGGTGTCCAACCTGGCCATTTCCGGCGACTGGGCATACGCCCTGGTGACGGCTGGGTTGCAGAAACTTTACGCCCTCGATCTGTCCGACGGCTCCGTTCGATGGAGCGTGGATGCCGGGATCCCCAGCACGCCCGCATTTATTTCGAGTCCCGTGGTGGCGGGTGGCCGAGTGTACGTCGGCACCGGGAACGGCGAAGTGGTGGTCGTGAATGCCAACAGCGGAGCGACCGTGCAGAAACTCTCGCTCGACGGCCCGATCAACTCCGCCCCCGCGGTAGCGTCGGGGCGCCTTCTGGTGGCAACGGAAGCCGGCAGCCTATACTCGCTGAAATAG
- a CDS encoding helix-turn-helix domain-containing protein, with protein sequence MSVSQQVIADVLGLDRTTVNKVLNGHPSMITSKSTVENVIRVAREMGYDFGRLRKKYKRKFERKLVRAKAEMEVLLTENGQAYDRGWCTINNLTPDGALISNVWAVKGGFPLQPFTLKLKIMETDLKGVEGRFEIIRFRSNGAISIGLRAVEISDEDQKRIKEHLKI encoded by the coding sequence ATGAGCGTAAGTCAGCAGGTCATTGCGGATGTACTAGGGCTTGATCGTACCACGGTCAACAAGGTCCTGAATGGGCACCCGTCCATGATCACCAGCAAGAGTACGGTCGAGAACGTCATCCGCGTAGCCCGCGAAATGGGCTACGATTTTGGGCGTCTGAGGAAGAAATACAAGCGAAAGTTCGAACGGAAACTCGTTCGGGCCAAGGCGGAGATGGAGGTGCTCTTGACCGAGAACGGCCAGGCGTACGATCGCGGCTGGTGCACGATCAACAATCTGACTCCGGACGGCGCCTTGATCTCGAACGTATGGGCGGTGAAGGGAGGCTTTCCTCTCCAGCCGTTCACGCTGAAACTGAAGATCATGGAAACCGATCTCAAAGGGGTGGAGGGTCGATTCGAAATCATCCGGTTCCGCTCGAACGGCGCCATCTCCATCGGTCTGCGGGCGGTCGAAATCAGCGATGAAGACCAGAAGCGGATCAAGGAGCACCTGAAGATTTGA